A window of Halopelagius inordinatus genomic DNA:
GTGGGACATAAACGGCGCGTTCTCTCCGTTCGGCGACGACGCGGACTCCGCGGAGGTCTGAGACCGAACCGGGCGAAACGACGAAGCGTTCCGCGCGCCCAGAGAGCGTATGCCGACAGTGTTCGTCACCGCCCCGCCCGACGCCGCGCCGGAACTCGCGCGGACCCTCGTCGAGGAACGACTGGCCGCCTGCGTCAACCGCGTCCCTTGCGACTCCGTCTATCGCTGGGACGGGCGCGTGCACGAGGAGTCAGAGGAGATTCTGCTGGCGAAGACGACCGAAGACGGGTACGCCGCGCTCCGAGACAGAGTCGAGGAGTTACATCCCTACGACGTGCCGTGTATCGAACGGTTCGACGACGCGGACGCGCTTCCCGCGTTCGCGTCGTGGGTGGAACGGTCGACCGGCGAGGGGAGTCCGGACGGCGATAGCTGACGCCGCGAGCACCGGCGACGGGCCGAACGTAGCCGAGAGACGGTCAGTCGCGAAGTTCTCGCAGGACCGAGAGCGTCCCGTCCATGTACGACTCTTCGAGTACCTCGTCCGCGGCGGCCTTCGCGACGTCGTCGGCGTTGGCGACGGCGTACGACCGACCGGCGACTTCGAACGTCGAGGCGTCGTTCTCGCTGTCGCCGACGGCGACGAACTCCGCCGGGTCGAGGTCGAGCGTCTCACAGACGGTCCGGAGGCCGTCGCCTTTCTCTATGCCGGGCGTCTTCAGGTGGTAGGCGTAGCCCGTGTCGAGCACTTCGAGGCCGTAGTCGGCGGCGACGTCTCGCAACAGGTCCTCGTCGGCCGAGAGGTTCACCGCTATCTCCGTCTCGCGCCACTTGTTGACGGCGTCGAACTCACCCCATCCGACGTCGCCGCCGCGGGCGACGAACTCCGCTGCGGCGGCCTGTGCGGCGTCTTTGTCGGCGTTGTACGACACCTCGCCCGCGGCGAGGACGACGCCGCCGTTCTCGGCGACGACGGTCTGTTCGATCCCGACGTAGTGACAGAGGCTCACCGGGTAGGGAAACGCCTTGCCAGTCGCGAGAACGACGGGCGCGCCCCACGTCGGTAGCGTCTCGAACACCCGCGGGTCCAGTCGCCCCGGGGCGTCGGTGAGCGTTCCGTCGATATCCAACACGAGCGGTGGTACCGCAGTGTCCATGCGGGGACGACGGGGACCGAGAGCAAAGAGGCTACGCCGCCGACCGGTCTCGGTCACGCCGTTCGACCGTCCGGTCGTCGAGGCGTTCGAGGACGCCCGTCGGGACGTTCGGTTCCGGCCGACTGGGCGGTCGTCCGGGGCCCGTATCGCCCGCCTCGGACCCGGCGACGCGACGAACTACGTCGAGTTCCGCCAGTTCGTAGAGGAGACGTTTGACCGTAGCCGCAGAGAGGTCGACGGCGGGCGCGTCGGCGATGGTCGCCGCGGCGCAGGTGACCGACTCGCGGTCGGCGTCGTCCGACTCGACGAGTTCGAAGAGGACGCGGCGGTGACTCGAAGAGAGCGACCTGACGCGACCGAGCGAACAGCAGTTCGCGGGAACGCTCTCCATCCCCGATTCGACGTGTCGAGGTTCGATTCGGCCCTCCGCGCCGGCGTCGGACGCCGCGACGGCCGCAGCGAACAGTGCCGCGAGTCCGTCGTGAGCGTCGCCGTCGGCCCACGCGGCCACCTCACTGACGGCGTCGTGACCGAGTGCGTGGCGGGCGAGTCCGTCCGACGTGCGACTCGTGAGGATGTCCGCGAGTGCGTGCCGTTCGTACCGCGGCACTTCGACCGTCGCGAGGGCCGCGTCGCCCGCCGGGTCGGCGCGTCCGACGGCGACGTACGAGAGCGACTCCGACACGGGAGAGAACACGTCGGCGAGGCGGCCGACCGGGAGCGTCTCCGGTTCGCCGACGTGGTCGACTGCGACGACGACGCGGCGG
This region includes:
- the cutA gene encoding divalent-cation tolerance protein CutA, with amino-acid sequence MPTVFVTAPPDAAPELARTLVEERLAACVNRVPCDSVYRWDGRVHEESEEILLAKTTEDGYAALRDRVEELHPYDVPCIERFDDADALPAFASWVERSTGEGSPDGDS
- a CDS encoding phosphoglycolate phosphatase, whose amino-acid sequence is MDTAVPPLVLDIDGTLTDAPGRLDPRVFETLPTWGAPVVLATGKAFPYPVSLCHYVGIEQTVVAENGGVVLAAGEVSYNADKDAAQAAAAEFVARGGDVGWGEFDAVNKWRETEIAVNLSADEDLLRDVAADYGLEVLDTGYAYHLKTPGIEKGDGLRTVCETLDLDPAEFVAVGDSENDASTFEVAGRSYAVANADDVAKAAADEVLEESYMDGTLSVLRELRD
- a CDS encoding Cdc6/Cdc18 family protein, giving the protein MRLGERIERRRRRETDANRLVRDLSALDPTVHPDEPTGRGPTLERLLDRLDPVFTGELPADTYVYGPKGAGKSAVVSAVFDHFAASTPPRRAVIHTTTRATSPPAVEFVYVDARSAASEFALLRAVLDAVVDDPVPSGGVGTAALRARLEAELGDDRRVVVAVDHVGEPETLPVGRLADVFSPVSESLSYVAVGRADPAGDAALATVEVPRYERHALADILTSRTSDGLARHALGHDAVSEVAAWADGDAHDGLAALFAAAVAASDAGAEGRIEPRHVESGMESVPANCCSLGRVRSLSSSHRRVLFELVESDDADRESVTCAAATIADAPAVDLSAATVKRLLYELAELDVVRRVAGSEAGDTGPGRPPSRPEPNVPTGVLERLDDRTVERRDRDRSAA